Proteins encoded within one genomic window of Microcoleus sp. bin38.metabat.b11b12b14.051:
- a CDS encoding SRPBCC family protein, which translates to MTDWLEHSVQVEVAIPIELAWELWSDLEQMPRWMKWIDSVRVLEENPELSRWKLATGGLQFSWLSRIVKLVPNQIIQWESVDGLPNRGAVRFYDRKNSSIVKLTVAYGIPGWLATLMDNSFVGRVVESTIQADLERFKEYALNVKATS; encoded by the coding sequence ATGACTGATTGGTTAGAGCATAGCGTACAAGTAGAAGTGGCAATTCCTATCGAATTAGCGTGGGAACTTTGGTCTGATTTAGAGCAAATGCCGCGCTGGATGAAGTGGATAGACTCGGTTAGAGTTCTCGAAGAAAATCCCGAATTGTCTCGCTGGAAACTCGCCACAGGTGGGTTACAATTTAGCTGGCTTTCTCGGATTGTCAAATTAGTGCCGAATCAGATTATTCAGTGGGAATCGGTAGACGGTTTGCCGAATCGAGGTGCGGTGCGATTTTACGATCGCAAAAACAGCAGCATTGTCAAACTAACGGTAGCTTACGGAATTCCCGGCTGGCTGGCAACATTGATGGACAATTCGTTTGTAGGGCGAGTTGTTGAATCGACTATTCAGGCTGACTTGGAAAGGTTTAAAGAGTATGCTCTGAATGTTAAAGCTACATCTTAA
- a CDS encoding restriction endonuclease yields MDWKTYEETVKNIYEVLGASKGVKIECYGNSCKCTDQSEVKHQIDVLTVHTDGIHNYKTSIECKYWNKKINKDIVMKTLGIRQDCNLQKAIIVSKMGFTPDAIKFAKYYDIGLVELREPLKQDIENRITEVNINIIPVISNITRLQNIVHEEEDQNDTHFEINISDSYYLFPDGTHKTIKHLVEDFFREIKQAQKINELTEKIVSFPNGTYLQSPSPELNIRVKSVHLQGILVTDSMAETVKIRWEDRVWLIMKSIFEEKMFTISRNGNIQEIPYL; encoded by the coding sequence ATGGATTGGAAAACTTACGAAGAAACGGTAAAGAATATATACGAAGTGTTGGGTGCTAGCAAAGGAGTTAAGATTGAATGTTATGGCAACTCTTGTAAATGTACTGACCAATCAGAAGTCAAGCATCAAATCGACGTACTGACTGTTCACACTGACGGAATTCATAACTATAAAACATCTATAGAATGTAAATATTGGAATAAAAAAATTAATAAGGATATAGTCATGAAGACTTTGGGGATTCGTCAAGATTGTAATTTGCAGAAAGCAATTATCGTTTCCAAGATGGGCTTTACTCCTGATGCCATAAAATTTGCTAAATACTATGATATTGGGTTGGTGGAACTGAGAGAACCGTTAAAGCAAGATATAGAAAATCGGATCACCGAAGTCAATATAAATATAATTCCTGTAATATCTAATATAACTCGTCTCCAGAATATTGTCCATGAGGAAGAAGATCAAAACGATACACACTTTGAGATTAACATAAGCGATAGTTATTATTTGTTTCCTGATGGGACTCATAAAACTATTAAACATTTAGTAGAAGATTTTTTCCGGGAGATTAAGCAAGCTCAAAAAATTAATGAACTCACGGAAAAAATCGTATCATTCCCTAATGGCACTTATCTTCAATCTCCTAGTCCTGAGTTGAATATTAGAGTTAAATCTGTTCATCTTCAAGGTATTTTGGTCACAGATAGTATGGCGGAAACAGTGAAAATTAGGTGGGAGGATAGAGTCTGGCTGATTATGAAGTCTATTTTTGAAGAAAAGATGTTTACAATTTCCCGAAACGGAAATATACAAGAAATTCCGTATCTCTGA
- a CDS encoding protein kinase: protein MSYCLNPACQNPQNADRTQFCLNCGTKLLLRERYRAIKPLGRGGFGRTFLAVDEDKPSKPRCAIKQFFPLSQGTSSAEKAAELFNREAVRLDELGKHPQIPELLAHFQQERYQYLVQEFIEGENLQQELARSGPVSEHQILGMLKDLLPVLQFVHDRSVIHRDIKPPNIIRRRIAQTPIIYTYPNLTGELVLVDFGAAKLVEGLRETGTVIGSPEFVAPEQIRGQAIYASDLYSLGVTCIYLLTQISPFDLFDINQDVWVWRDFLKVEIDPKLGGILDKMIEPSLSRRYKSVAEVLQDLQPQQSPVQVPPTPAPRPISVPPTAPAVQNAVPPTVAGTIIPVPLMQRVVPARAPTWRCVHTLVGHSQAVTSVAFSPDSATLASGSEDKTIEMWKLDAGKRWYTLTGHSDWVTCVAFSPDGATLASGGRDKTIQIWDLNKGKWWYALRGHEDRVYAVAFSPDGQVLASGSRDKTVQLWNLNKGRPMSALSGHVGGVEAVAFSPGGEFLASGSRDKSLRLWDWRNGRSICTLAEHGDWVRAIVFAGTPPSPPLLRGGDGDGLTPPSPPLVRGGVGDGLTPPSPPLVRGGVGEGSILATGSRDGTAKLWRVDVDGRGTLLRSMRDNSGDVLCVALSRDGGVLATGSRDGSIYLWDAATGGLLELLTGHAGEVLSVAFAADGSLASGSGDRTVKIWRVGN from the coding sequence ATGAGTTATTGCCTAAACCCCGCTTGTCAAAACCCGCAAAATGCCGATCGTACCCAATTCTGCCTGAATTGTGGCACAAAACTCTTGCTCAGAGAGCGTTACCGCGCCATCAAACCCCTCGGGCGCGGCGGTTTCGGCCGCACTTTTTTAGCAGTAGACGAAGACAAACCCTCAAAACCGCGCTGTGCAATTAAACAGTTTTTCCCGCTATCCCAAGGAACCAGCAGCGCCGAAAAAGCAGCAGAATTATTCAACCGAGAAGCCGTGCGGCTGGACGAATTGGGGAAACACCCGCAAATTCCCGAATTGCTGGCGCACTTTCAGCAGGAACGCTATCAGTATTTAGTGCAAGAATTTATAGAAGGCGAGAATTTACAGCAAGAATTAGCGCGGAGTGGGCCTGTCAGCGAACATCAGATTCTTGGTATGCTGAAGGATTTATTGCCAGTATTGCAGTTTGTGCACGATCGCAGTGTAATTCACCGAGACATTAAACCACCCAATATTATCCGCCGCCGCATTGCTCAAACTCCGATTATTTATACTTACCCAAACTTAACTGGGGAATTAGTCTTAGTAGATTTTGGCGCTGCAAAACTTGTCGAGGGTTTGAGAGAAACAGGAACAGTCATCGGTTCGCCCGAATTCGTCGCGCCGGAACAAATTCGAGGTCAAGCGATTTATGCCAGCGATTTGTACAGTTTGGGCGTAACTTGCATTTATTTGCTAACTCAAATATCTCCGTTTGATTTGTTCGATATCAATCAAGATGTTTGGGTTTGGCGAGATTTTTTGAAGGTGGAAATCGATCCGAAATTGGGCGGAATTCTCGACAAAATGATCGAACCGAGTCTCAGTCGCCGCTACAAATCTGTAGCTGAGGTTCTCCAAGATTTGCAGCCGCAGCAGTCGCCTGTGCAGGTTCCCCCGACTCCGGCGCCAAGACCAATTTCGGTGCCGCCGACTGCGCCTGCGGTGCAGAATGCCGTCCCGCCAACGGTTGCAGGCACAATTATACCCGTGCCACTGATGCAGCGGGTTGTTCCCGCACGCGCGCCTACTTGGAGGTGCGTTCATACTCTGGTAGGGCATTCCCAGGCTGTCACATCCGTAGCTTTCAGTCCCGACAGTGCGACTTTAGCTAGCGGGAGTGAGGATAAGACGATTGAGATGTGGAAGTTGGACGCGGGTAAGCGGTGGTACACTCTCACTGGTCATTCTGACTGGGTGACTTGTGTGGCGTTTAGTCCTGATGGCGCGACTTTGGCTAGCGGTGGCCGGGATAAAACGATTCAAATTTGGGATTTGAATAAGGGTAAGTGGTGGTATGCTTTGCGCGGCCATGAGGATCGGGTTTATGCTGTGGCTTTTAGTCCCGACGGTCAAGTTTTGGCTAGCGGTAGTCGGGACAAGACTGTGCAATTGTGGAATTTGAATAAGGGTAGGCCGATGTCGGCTTTAAGCGGGCACGTTGGCGGGGTGGAGGCGGTGGCTTTTAGTCCAGGCGGTGAGTTTTTGGCTAGTGGTAGTCGGGATAAGAGTTTGCGGTTGTGGGATTGGCGCAATGGTCGATCGATTTGTACTTTAGCAGAGCACGGGGATTGGGTGCGGGCGATCGTGTTTGCTGGAACCCCCCCCAGCCCCCCCTTGCTAAGGGGGGGAGATGGAGATGGATTGACCCCCCCCAGCCCCCCCTTGGTAAGGGGGGGAGTAGGAGATGGATTGACCCCCCCCAGCCCCCCCTTGGTAAGGGGGGGAGTAGGAGAAGGATCGATTTTGGCGACGGGGAGTCGGGATGGTACGGCGAAGTTGTGGCGGGTGGATGTTGACGGGCGAGGTACACTGCTGCGGAGTATGAGGGACAATTCTGGGGATGTTTTGTGTGTGGCGTTAAGCCGGGATGGTGGGGTTTTGGCGACGGGGAGTCGGGATGGTTCGATTTATTTGTGGGATGCGGCGACGGGGGGTTTGCTGGAACTTCTGACGGGCCACGCTGGGGAGGTTTTGTCGGTGGCGTTTGCTGCTGATGGGAGTTTGGCTAGCGGTTCGGGCGATCGAACTGTTAAGATTTGGCGGGTTGGGAATTAG
- the zds gene encoding 9,9'-di-cis-zeta-carotene desaturase, protein MRVAIAGAGLAGMTTAVDLVDAGHEVEIFESRPFVGGKVSSWVDPDGNHVEMGLHVFFGCYYNLFALMKKVGAFDDLLLKDHVHTFINRGGETGSLDFRFPVGAPLHGLKAFFTTSQLSVQDKIQNSIALGTSPIVRGLIDFDGAMKTIRKLDNVSFADWFRGQGGNQNSLKRLWNPIAYALGFIDTENISARCMLTIFQFFATKTEASVMRMLAGSPNEYLHKPIVEYLESRGTKIYTRRRVREIQFEEGAETRVTGLVVANGETEEHITADAYVFACDVPGIQKILPPAWRKWSEFDNIYKLDAVPVATVQLRFDGWVTELEDEAKRKQLSHAVGIDNLLYSADADFSCFADLALTSPKDYYKEGQGSLLQLVLTPGDPFIKQSNEAIAQHVLKQVQDLFPSARELNMTWYSVVKLAQSLYREAPGMDVFRPAQKTPIANFFLAGSYTQQDYIDSMEGATLSGHQAAKVILEAYGQLTVDS, encoded by the coding sequence ATGCGGGTTGCGATCGCAGGTGCGGGACTGGCTGGAATGACAACAGCCGTTGATTTAGTGGATGCCGGCCACGAAGTAGAAATTTTTGAATCCCGCCCGTTTGTAGGCGGCAAAGTCAGCAGTTGGGTTGATCCAGACGGGAATCACGTGGAAATGGGTTTACACGTCTTCTTCGGCTGCTATTATAACTTATTTGCTCTGATGAAAAAAGTGGGAGCTTTTGACGATTTACTCCTCAAAGATCACGTTCACACTTTTATCAATCGAGGCGGCGAAACTGGTTCTTTGGATTTTCGCTTTCCGGTTGGTGCTCCTTTGCATGGATTGAAGGCGTTTTTCACTACATCTCAGCTATCCGTACAAGACAAAATCCAAAATTCGATCGCCCTGGGAACAAGCCCGATCGTCCGTGGTTTGATAGACTTTGATGGAGCAATGAAAACTATCCGTAAGTTGGATAACGTTAGCTTTGCTGACTGGTTCCGGGGTCAAGGTGGCAACCAAAACTCGCTCAAAAGACTGTGGAACCCGATCGCCTATGCACTAGGTTTTATCGACACCGAAAATATTTCTGCCCGGTGTATGTTGACAATATTCCAATTCTTTGCCACAAAAACTGAAGCCTCTGTGATGCGGATGCTGGCCGGTTCTCCCAACGAATATTTGCACAAACCAATTGTCGAATATTTGGAAAGCAGAGGAACCAAAATTTACACGCGGCGCCGAGTCCGAGAAATTCAGTTTGAAGAAGGCGCAGAAACGCGCGTGACAGGGTTGGTAGTAGCTAATGGCGAAACAGAAGAACATATTACCGCAGACGCCTACGTTTTCGCCTGCGACGTGCCTGGAATTCAAAAAATATTGCCGCCTGCTTGGCGCAAGTGGTCGGAATTTGACAATATTTATAAGTTAGATGCCGTACCAGTTGCGACAGTACAATTGCGGTTCGACGGTTGGGTAACGGAACTAGAAGATGAAGCGAAACGCAAACAGTTAAGTCACGCTGTCGGAATTGATAATTTGCTATATTCAGCAGATGCAGATTTTTCTTGTTTTGCAGATTTGGCGCTGACAAGTCCCAAGGATTATTATAAAGAAGGACAAGGTTCTCTGTTGCAATTGGTGCTGACACCGGGCGATCCGTTTATCAAACAGAGCAATGAGGCGATCGCCCAACACGTACTCAAGCAAGTTCAAGATTTATTCCCCTCTGCACGGGAATTAAACATGACTTGGTACAGCGTAGTTAAGTTGGCTCAATCTTTGTATCGCGAAGCACCGGGAATGGATGTTTTTCGCCCCGCTCAAAAAACTCCGATCGCCAATTTCTTTCTAGCAGGAAGTTACACTCAGCAAGACTATATTGATAGCATGGAAGGTGCAACACTTTCCGGCCATCAAGCGGCTAAGGTAATTCTCGAAGCTTACGGTCAGTTGACAGTTGATAGTTGA
- a CDS encoding zinc-ribbon domain-containing protein produces MKKTLSIISPQLAAQWHPTKNGSLTPEQVAAGSANKAWWKCSNGPDHEWPASIEKRVKRGDGCPYCAGQRVSVTNSLVTIAPEIAKQWHPTKNGSLTPEQVVAGSGKKAWWKCPEGPDHEWETAIVSRVGGNGCAFCAGQKVSVTNSLATLYPELAQQWHPTKNGSLTPEQVVAGSSKKAWWKCPEGPDHEWDAVIDSRVRGNGCRCCAGQKASVTNSLASLYPDLAKQWHPTKNGSLTPEQVVAGSNEKAWWKCPEGPDHEWDACIVNRVGGNGCRFCRGLKSSVTNSLTSLYPEIAKQWHPTKNGKLTPDKIVAGSAKKAWWICPEGVDHEWDSSIVNRIRGRGCPCCSGQKISVTNCLETRYPEIAKQWHPTKNGTLTPSAVIAGSEEKVWWQCTQDSKHEWEAMISNRVHGRGCAFCNSGWTVEKIRHFISTLINHLETFTAAELYLLFQQSGMLQSTGKGKSFVKALATGRFPKEEIKKFINGESSIVDKFLQDKQLTIESLETNINNKITDERDITSDDNLDNQINQNIEPSPEEDNLNLPIVQTREVLSSLDHHVVSSADEEAVEFLIASAKAKIWKHVFHDETTAAAQAEEYTGDTYADRVKTEFLDEYHRAKTLEIPTGYAFRIGSELAEPNLMQRLIAVRVRDRKRVGNWSGTGAGKTLSAVLASRVIKAHLTLICCPNSVVEGWKNAILKIFPDSVVITKTFNANWAKALGDETGLGAVINPETHLYLILNYEIFQQPDSANKIRSFIEENESIDFIVIDEIHYTKQRQVEDMSRRKQLVTAIITTTAERNPNLHVIGMSATPVINNIQEGKSLIEMVTGFAHNELDIHPTIANCMRLHQRLVTLGIRWMPEYKLDYKQIEIPVDCGEYIEEIRALGGNGTPLQLEKILTVARLPIIRQHIQPKTLIYTHYIKGIDRILRDALANDGWKVGFYTGEDKSGLEGFLNGKIDVLIGSSAIGTGVDGLQHVCNQLIVNVLPWTHAEFEQLKGRIYRQGQTRDTVKMVIPLTYATVNSQRWSWCDSKMQRLKFKKSIADAAIDGIVPEGHLRSSAQAYEDTIGWLERLASGEVQIITRPKIIIPIPDTNPAEVQQRLARYGNFSTMNRHWNQTQSSTTHQRLQENPEEWAQYHTLYQNSRKDWAVIPYEEMIRWCQQRSGYTIGDFGCGEAKLAEAVSDRHTVYSFDHIAINNNVISCDMAHVPLDDETLDVAIFSLALMGSNFTDYLREAHRTLKLDGQLHIIESTSRFSDRGQLGTEIETLGFTVISIQDMWKFTHIRAIKS; encoded by the coding sequence ATGAAAAAGACTCTATCAATTATAAGCCCTCAACTAGCCGCGCAGTGGCATCCCACAAAAAATGGTAGCCTGACTCCAGAACAAGTTGCAGCAGGCTCAGCAAATAAAGCTTGGTGGAAATGTTCTAATGGGCCTGACCACGAATGGCCAGCTTCTATTGAGAAAAGAGTCAAAAGAGGGGATGGATGTCCCTATTGTGCTGGGCAAAGAGTATCGGTGACTAATTCCCTGGTCACTATTGCTCCTGAGATAGCCAAACAGTGGCATCCGACAAAAAACGGTAGCCTGACTCCAGAGCAAGTGGTAGCAGGTTCAGGCAAGAAAGCTTGGTGGAAATGCCCCGAAGGTCCCGATCACGAATGGGAAACTGCCATAGTCAGTAGAGTTGGAGGCAATGGATGTGCATTTTGTGCTGGTCAAAAAGTATCGGTTACTAATTCCCTAGCAACTCTTTACCCTGAGTTAGCACAACAGTGGCATCCCACAAAAAATGGTAGCCTGACTCCAGAACAAGTGGTAGCAGGTTCAAGCAAGAAAGCTTGGTGGAAATGCCCCGAAGGTCCCGATCACGAATGGGATGCTGTTATTGATAGTAGAGTTAGAGGGAATGGATGCCGCTGTTGTGCTGGACAGAAAGCTTCAGTCACGAATTCTCTAGCAAGTCTTTACCCTGACTTAGCCAAACAGTGGCATCCCACAAAAAATGGTAGCCTGACTCCAGAACAAGTGGTAGCAGGCTCAAACGAGAAAGCTTGGTGGAAATGCCCCGAAGGTCCCGATCACGAGTGGGATGCTTGTATAGTCAATAGAGTAGGAGGAAACGGATGCCGCTTTTGTCGTGGTCTAAAATCATCTGTCACTAACTCTCTAACAAGTCTTTATCCAGAGATAGCCAAACAGTGGCATCCGACGAAAAATGGTAAGCTCACCCCAGATAAAATAGTGGCAGGTTCGGCAAAAAAAGCGTGGTGGATCTGTCCAGAAGGAGTCGATCACGAGTGGGATTCTTCTATTGTTAATAGAATCAGAGGGAGAGGATGCCCCTGTTGTTCTGGGCAAAAGATCTCGGTTACTAATTGTCTGGAAACTCGTTATCCTGAAATTGCTAAACAATGGCATCCCACCAAAAATGGGACACTTACCCCAAGTGCAGTTATCGCAGGTTCAGAAGAAAAAGTTTGGTGGCAATGCACTCAAGACTCAAAACATGAGTGGGAAGCAATGATTTCCAATAGAGTTCATGGGAGAGGATGTGCGTTTTGTAATTCAGGTTGGACAGTAGAAAAGATCCGCCATTTTATTAGCACATTAATAAACCACCTTGAAACTTTTACTGCTGCTGAACTTTACCTACTATTTCAGCAGAGTGGAATGCTTCAGAGTACAGGCAAAGGTAAAAGCTTTGTTAAAGCCCTTGCTACTGGACGATTCCCAAAAGAAGAAATAAAAAAATTCATCAATGGTGAATCTTCGATAGTTGATAAATTCCTGCAAGATAAACAGCTAACTATCGAATCACTTGAAACAAACATAAATAATAAAATCACTGATGAAAGAGACATAACCTCTGACGATAATCTTGACAACCAAATTAATCAAAATATCGAACCCTCCCCGGAAGAAGACAACCTTAACCTTCCCATTGTCCAAACGCGAGAAGTTCTATCATCCTTAGATCATCACGTCGTATCCTCAGCCGATGAAGAAGCCGTCGAATTTCTCATCGCATCGGCAAAAGCAAAGATTTGGAAGCACGTTTTTCACGATGAAACAACAGCCGCAGCCCAAGCTGAAGAATACACAGGCGACACCTATGCCGATCGCGTCAAAACAGAATTCCTAGACGAATATCACCGCGCCAAAACTCTCGAAATACCCACAGGTTATGCTTTCCGTATTGGCAGCGAACTAGCAGAACCAAACCTGATGCAGCGACTAATAGCCGTTCGGGTACGTGATCGCAAACGAGTCGGTAATTGGTCTGGAACTGGTGCAGGTAAAACCCTCTCCGCAGTTCTCGCCAGTCGCGTCATTAAAGCCCATCTTACCCTTATCTGCTGTCCGAATAGCGTCGTCGAAGGTTGGAAAAATGCCATCCTCAAGATTTTCCCCGATAGCGTAGTTATTACTAAAACTTTTAATGCCAATTGGGCAAAAGCGCTGGGTGATGAGACTGGTTTAGGTGCCGTTATCAATCCAGAAACCCACCTTTATTTGATTTTGAACTATGAGATATTCCAACAACCAGACTCTGCTAACAAGATACGCTCATTTATAGAAGAAAACGAATCTATTGATTTCATAGTTATTGACGAAATTCACTACACCAAACAGCGCCAAGTTGAAGATATGTCCCGGCGCAAACAATTAGTAACTGCCATCATCACCACCACCGCAGAACGCAACCCCAATTTGCACGTTATCGGAATGTCAGCCACTCCGGTAATTAACAATATCCAAGAAGGCAAAAGTTTAATAGAAATGGTGACGGGATTCGCCCACAACGAACTCGATATCCACCCAACAATTGCCAACTGCATGAGACTGCATCAGCGACTCGTTACTCTGGGAATACGCTGGATGCCAGAATATAAACTAGATTATAAACAAATCGAAATTCCCGTAGATTGTGGCGAGTACATCGAAGAAATTCGCGCTTTAGGTGGAAATGGTACTCCATTGCAATTAGAAAAAATCCTCACTGTTGCCAGATTACCCATTATTCGCCAGCACATCCAACCCAAAACCCTAATTTACACTCATTACATCAAGGGAATCGATCGCATATTGAGAGATGCCTTAGCAAATGATGGCTGGAAAGTCGGCTTCTACACGGGCGAAGACAAGTCCGGTTTAGAAGGCTTTTTAAACGGCAAAATTGATGTTCTCATCGGTTCTAGCGCCATAGGGACTGGTGTAGATGGCTTACAGCACGTTTGCAACCAGCTAATTGTCAACGTCCTACCTTGGACTCATGCCGAATTTGAACAACTTAAAGGTCGGATATACCGCCAAGGACAAACCCGCGATACAGTCAAAATGGTGATTCCTCTGACCTATGCAACTGTTAACAGTCAGCGCTGGTCGTGGTGTGATTCCAAAATGCAGCGCTTAAAATTCAAAAAGTCGATCGCCGATGCTGCTATTGATGGCATAGTACCAGAAGGACACCTGCGTTCGTCTGCTCAAGCTTACGAAGATACGATCGGCTGGTTAGAACGCCTCGCATCTGGCGAAGTCCAAATCATCACCCGCCCGAAAATTATTATCCCCATTCCAGATACTAACCCAGCCGAAGTACAGCAACGACTGGCGCGTTACGGCAACTTCTCCACCATGAATCGCCACTGGAACCAAACTCAGAGTTCCACCACTCACCAACGTTTACAAGAAAATCCAGAAGAGTGGGCGCAATACCACACTTTATATCAAAACTCAAGGAAAGATTGGGCTGTCATTCCTTATGAGGAAATGATTCGCTGGTGTCAACAACGTAGTGGCTACACTATTGGCGATTTCGGTTGCGGTGAAGCAAAATTAGCTGAGGCAGTTTCAGATAGACATACAGTTTACAGCTTTGACCATATTGCTATTAATAATAATGTTATTTCCTGTGATATGGCGCACGTACCGCTAGATGATGAAACTCTAGATGTGGCTATTTTTTCTCTTGCCTTGATGGGTTCAAATTTCACCGACTATCTGCGAGAAGCACATCGTACTCTTAAACTTGACGGTCAGTTGCATATTATCGAGTCAACTTCACGGTTTAGTGATCGGGGTCAATTAGGAACTGAAATAGAAACTTTGGGATTTACCGTTATCAGCATTCAGGATATGTGGAAATTTACCCATATCCGTGCTATCAAGAGTTAA